TGCTTTTGTGCGCGCCTCGGAAAGCGTTGACGTGGAAAGGAGCAGCGAGGAGGGGGAggttggaggagaaaaaaaaagaaaaaaaccaacctgcagCTCTTCTAAAAATACGGAGGGCATGCAAGAGTgcgagcaggctggggaggagggcgAGGTGAGCGCGCCTCGCACCATGTTCCCCGGGTGCCGGCGCGGCGCAGTTTCGGAGATGTCCCTCCTGTGACTGGACGCACCATGAGCATCTGGGAGGTGATCCTGGCTTTCGTGGTGGTGGTGCTGATGCTCGTGGCCCTCCTGGCCAatgtgctggtgctgctgtgctTCCTGTACAGCGCCGACATCCGCAAGCAGGTCCCGGGATTGTTCATCCTCAACCTCACCTTCTGCAACCTGTTGATGACTGTTTCGAACATGCCCCTGACCTTGGCTGGGATCATTTACGAGAGTCAACCAGGAGGAGATCAGATCTGCCACATTGTGGGCTTCCTGGAGACTTTTCTCACCACGAACTCCATGTTGAGCATGGCAGCTTTGAGCATTGACAGGTGGATTGCTGTGGTCTTCCCTCTAAGTTATCACTCCAAAATGAGGTACAGAGATGCTGCGCTCATGCTGAGCTACACGTGGTTACACTCGGTGTCCTTCCCGATAGTGGCAGCTTCTCTCTCCTGGGTGGGTTTCCATCACCTCTATGCCTCCTGCACCCTGTACAACAAGAGACCGGAGGATAGGACACAGTTTGTGATTTTCACTGGGGTCTTTCACGCcctcagcttcctcctctcccttatAGTCCTGTGTTTCACATACCTAAAAGTGCTGAAGGTGGCACGGTTTCACTGTAAGCGGATTGACGTGATCACTATGCAGACCCTGGTGCTGCTTGTGGACATCCATCCCAGGTAAGGTGCCTGTGGGGTCAGCGAGGGAGACTATTCACCGCAGAGGAAGCCAGGACGGGCTCAGTGTTATGTTAAATACAGTCTGTTCTGTATCAcagcaggggatggggagggggagaaaacaagCATCCTTCTGGCCGGTTTCTGTTCTGCATgcttctttttacttctgtttggttttctggtTGTAGAAGCGactctttttttgttgtgcttAAGGGCTTGTTTTGGGAGGGAGAGCAAAGAAGCAGGCGGTTTTGGCTGAGCATGCACTTCCCTTTGAGACAGCGATCAGATCACTGCCCTTTGTCTCAGAAGGTGGATTTAGGGGCCGATAGATTTGCATTGTTTGGCACCGTCAGCCCAAAACGTTGCCGGCTGCCTGAGAGGGAGCCGGCTGAGGCTGCACATGTCCCTTCCCTG
The sequence above is a segment of the Larus michahellis chromosome 6, bLarMic1.1, whole genome shotgun sequence genome. Coding sequences within it:
- the GPR26 gene encoding G-protein coupled receptor 26; the protein is MSIWEVILAFVVVVLMLVALLANVLVLLCFLYSADIRKQVPGLFILNLTFCNLLMTVSNMPLTLAGIIYESQPGGDQICHIVGFLETFLTTNSMLSMAALSIDRWIAVVFPLSYHSKMRYRDAALMLSYTWLHSVSFPIVAASLSWVGFHHLYASCTLYNKRPEDRTQFVIFTGVFHALSFLLSLIVLCFTYLKVLKVARFHCKRIDVITMQTLVLLVDIHPSVRERCLEEQKRRRQRATKKISTFIGTFILCFAPYVITRLVELSSVVHINSHWGVISKCLAYSKAVSDPFVYSLLRHQYRKTWKDIINKILKRSSINSSALTSESHNRNILQLNE